One genomic region from Deltaproteobacteria bacterium encodes:
- a CDS encoding UDP-N-acetylmuramoyl-tripeptide--D-alanyl-D-alanine ligase codes for MTPSFTASEIVESTGGELVHGQRDSLFSGVSIDSRNIGEGELFWAIKGEHHNGNDYVYDALEKGAAGVVSDKAIFAPGLPGGVVGIKVAASLAALQRLASHNRQKNPVPLVAITGSNGKTTTKEITASILKKRFEVLKNEGNLNNLIGVPLTLLKLHSDHEVAVVEMGMNRRGEIHELTTMARPDIGVITNIGEAHLEGLGHVENIKRAKGELVEAMEGEHKVILNADDPAVMELAKFARGEVITFGFDGKAHVRAEKAEVEWGKGTLFILEAGEKRIPVLLPIYGIHQLYNALAASTVAYAMGFELEEMREGLEEYESYSGRMEIISKGGITIINDSYNANPPSLRSAIETMIKLADGRKIAVLGDMLELGETAPLIHSRLGRYVHEKGVDMLVTFGALAEKIAEGAVNSGMDSKNVHAFDDKSELIRYLKDESGPGDWLLVKGSRGMKMEEITAALTEDIDDKGRDD; via the coding sequence ATGACACCGTCATTTACAGCGAGCGAAATTGTTGAATCAACGGGTGGTGAACTGGTTCATGGCCAGAGAGATAGCCTTTTTTCAGGTGTTTCCATTGATTCGAGGAATATTGGAGAAGGTGAGCTTTTCTGGGCAATCAAGGGGGAGCATCATAACGGAAACGATTATGTCTATGATGCACTGGAGAAAGGCGCTGCCGGTGTCGTTTCCGATAAGGCCATCTTTGCCCCCGGCCTTCCGGGAGGCGTGGTCGGCATCAAGGTAGCTGCTTCCCTTGCTGCGCTTCAGCGCCTGGCTTCCCATAACAGGCAGAAAAACCCTGTGCCTCTCGTGGCTATAACGGGAAGTAACGGCAAGACGACGACCAAGGAGATTACCGCCTCCATCCTTAAAAAAAGGTTTGAAGTTCTGAAAAATGAAGGGAACCTCAATAATCTTATCGGTGTTCCCCTTACGCTTTTAAAGCTCCATTCAGACCACGAAGTTGCCGTCGTAGAAATGGGGATGAACAGGCGGGGTGAAATTCACGAGCTTACAACCATGGCCAGACCTGATATCGGTGTTATTACTAATATTGGTGAAGCTCACCTGGAGGGGCTTGGTCATGTGGAAAACATAAAAAGAGCCAAGGGTGAGCTTGTTGAGGCTATGGAGGGGGAACATAAAGTTATTCTCAATGCCGACGACCCTGCCGTTATGGAGCTTGCAAAGTTTGCCCGCGGTGAGGTGATTACCTTCGGTTTTGACGGCAAGGCCCATGTGAGGGCTGAGAAGGCTGAAGTCGAGTGGGGCAAAGGGACGCTTTTTATTCTTGAAGCGGGAGAAAAACGTATTCCCGTGCTGCTTCCCATTTACGGCATTCACCAGCTATATAATGCGCTGGCTGCCTCCACCGTTGCTTACGCGATGGGCTTTGAGCTGGAGGAGATGAGAGAAGGTCTTGAAGAGTATGAGTCCTACTCGGGAAGAATGGAAATTATATCAAAAGGGGGCATTACGATTATTAACGACAGTTATAATGCCAATCCGCCTTCGCTAAGGTCTGCCATTGAGACGATGATAAAACTTGCCGACGGGAGAAAAATAGCCGTTCTTGGAGATATGCTTGAATTGGGGGAAACTGCTCCTTTAATACATTCCCGTCTTGGCCGCTACGTACATGAAAAAGGAGTAGATATGCTGGTTACATTTGGGGCCCTTGCTGAAAAAATTGCAGAAGGCGCTGTAAATAGTGGTATGGACAGCAAAAATGTTCATGCTTTTGACGATAAAAGTGAACTGATCAGATACCTCAAAGATGAGTCAGGCCCCGGTGACTGGTTGCTCGTTAAGGGCTCCCGGGGGATGAAAATGGAGGAGATTACGGCGGCCCTTACGGAAGATATTGATGATAAAGGGAGGGATGACTGA
- a CDS encoding UDP-N-acetylmuramoyl-L-alanyl-D-glutamate--2,6-diaminopimelate ligase — protein sequence MNLGELISRCQVKEVRGDTSVEIRGISADSREIAEGYLYVALCGTAADGHHFIKSAVENGAKGIVVEDLSSVPQYLEDRIAVVHVADSRKALGFISSFFFGEPSKKFKLAGITGTNGKTTTTYLLEAFVRAEGLSPAVIGTVNYRYAGKVLEAPNTTPGAVQLQKMMAEMAEGGTTHCIMEVSSHALDQDRVAACCFDTVVFTNLTLDHLDYHHSMEEYGKSKERLFLEGNEDKVAVINIDDASGARLYEKIKRTVSYGFSDGDITPVEMLENENGMKGTVTSPLGEIKVESPLIGRYNLYNIMAAAGAAITLGISKEAIEKGIRAFEKTPGRLERVELPHGCEGLRVFVDYAHTPDALDRVIKALKGTTKGRLITLFGCGGDRDRDKRPLMGKISAAESDYTIVTSDNPRSEDPFRIIEDIERGLKEAGMMAGEKYAIFADRRAAIRKGALMMTKGDTLLIAGKGHEDYQILGDGKIHFDDREEAQMAFKGLAETKSDEDPVERIA from the coding sequence ATGAATCTGGGAGAGCTTATAAGCCGTTGTCAGGTTAAGGAAGTAAGAGGTGACACCTCTGTTGAGATCCGTGGTATCAGCGCTGATTCAAGGGAGATCGCCGAGGGCTATCTTTATGTGGCCCTTTGCGGAACTGCTGCTGATGGGCACCATTTTATAAAGAGCGCCGTTGAAAATGGTGCTAAAGGGATTGTTGTTGAAGACCTTTCATCTGTTCCTCAATACCTGGAAGACCGCATTGCTGTCGTTCACGTTGCTGACAGCAGAAAGGCGCTTGGTTTTATTTCTTCCTTCTTTTTCGGTGAGCCCTCGAAAAAGTTTAAGCTTGCAGGGATTACGGGGACAAACGGGAAAACGACAACCACTTACCTTCTCGAAGCTTTTGTAAGGGCCGAAGGCTTATCACCGGCTGTGATCGGCACGGTAAATTACAGGTATGCAGGAAAGGTGCTGGAGGCCCCCAATACAACGCCCGGCGCCGTTCAACTCCAGAAGATGATGGCTGAAATGGCGGAAGGGGGGACGACGCACTGCATTATGGAGGTTTCTTCTCATGCCCTTGACCAGGACCGTGTGGCAGCGTGTTGTTTTGATACGGTTGTTTTTACAAATCTGACCCTTGATCACCTTGATTATCACCATTCCATGGAGGAGTACGGGAAAAGCAAGGAGCGCCTTTTTCTTGAAGGGAATGAAGATAAAGTTGCCGTCATAAATATTGATGACGCCAGCGGCGCGCGATTATATGAAAAGATAAAGCGAACGGTCTCTTACGGATTTAGTGATGGAGACATAACGCCTGTTGAAATGTTGGAAAATGAAAATGGGATGAAAGGAACCGTTACCTCTCCCTTGGGGGAAATCAAGGTAGAGTCCCCTCTCATCGGCAGATACAATCTCTATAATATTATGGCCGCCGCAGGTGCAGCCATTACCCTCGGTATTTCTAAAGAAGCCATAGAAAAAGGGATAAGAGCATTTGAGAAAACACCGGGGCGGCTCGAAAGGGTTGAACTGCCTCACGGCTGTGAGGGGCTTAGGGTTTTTGTCGATTATGCCCACACACCGGATGCCCTGGACCGCGTTATCAAGGCCCTTAAAGGTACGACAAAGGGGCGCCTTATTACGCTTTTCGGTTGTGGAGGAGACAGGGACAGGGACAAAAGGCCTCTCATGGGAAAAATCTCTGCTGCCGAAAGTGATTATACTATCGTTACTTCAGATAATCCGAGAAGTGAAGATCCCTTTCGGATTATTGAGGATATTGAAAGGGGACTCAAGGAAGCAGGGATGATGGCAGGGGAAAAGTACGCCATTTTTGCAGACAGACGGGCGGCTATCAGAAAAGGGGCGCTTATGATGACAAAAGGGGATACCCTTCTTATTGCAGGTAAGGGACATGAAGATTACCAGATTCTGGGTGACGGAAAAATACATTTTGATGACAGGGAAGAGGCCCAAATGGCTTTTAAAGGTTTGGCAGAGACAAAAAGTGATGAGGACCCTGTAGAGAGGATTGCCTGA